From a region of the Theobroma cacao cultivar B97-61/B2 chromosome 8, Criollo_cocoa_genome_V2, whole genome shotgun sequence genome:
- the LOC18591584 gene encoding uncharacterized protein LOC18591584, producing MAISDAVIGNLMTIYVAVIAGIKAYGLVCGRSFSGGFVLIVSSTVVGLILVGTLTWDVSRKATYAISRDHAAAVHVHEMCKGGICWHGVAVRSPASQVRFRLPQQIPYGSL from the coding sequence ATGGCGATATCGGATGCGGTGATTGGGAATTTGATGACGATCTACGTGGCAGTGATAGCGGGGATAAAGGCCTATGGTTTAGTATGTGGGCGGAGCTTCAGTGGCGGGTTCGTGCTGATTGTGTCGAGCACGGTGGTGGGTCTCATCTTGGTCGGGACGCTGACGTGGGATGTCTCTCGTAAAGCCACGTACGCGATTTCCCGTGATCACGCTGCTGCGGTCCATGTTCACGAGATGTGCAAGGGTGGTATTTGCTGGCACGGTGTGGCGGTGCGTTCCCCTGCTTCTCAGGTCCGGTTCAGGCTCCCTCAGCAAATTCCATACGGTTCTTTGTAA